The window CGAGCGAACCAGCCGAAAATATTGTAAGAGTGGCGCGGGAAAAGCCTGGTTCCTCGCAGTATCTTTGAGATCTGCCATCCCTATCAGATAAGGCCGAGAACTGTCGCTCTGTGACGAGCGTAATAGATAATTAATTTATAAAATGCCACAATTGGTAAAATTGGAAGGAGGACCCTGGAAAAGTACCGATTCCTTTCGCGGTATACTCGTGTTTCTTGGCGGATTGGTAAACCGTGAGTTGAATCGGCCGAATGGATTGCCGAGTTGCGAATAGGAGTATGAGCGAGTAGCGGGACAAGGAGGCGAAATAAATAAAGCTATTTCAACCATGCGTCATATGCGTATTGAtgctcctcatcatctgttTCTTCTGCCATCTATCATCCTTGGAATGGAATCTAAAAGTAGAGTCTCGGATGAGAAAGGTCATTAACATTGCCCacaaggaaaaaaagagaatgaaaaaaaaagaaaaaaagaaatgaaaaaaaaaaaattaaaaaaaagactAAAAAACGTTGTTGACCGTCTGAGGAGAAGCTGTGAAAGGTTAGTAGACAGTCCCTTCAGTTTACGCGGTAAAGCGCACATGAAGTCCGCTTGCGCATTGTTCCTCAAGCCAAGGggcttcttcgtctttgtCTTGAAACAGTCATCCATCAGCGGAAAAACTCGAAAAAGACGACTGGCTTTTCGGACTCATCTGCTGTCTGTTTCCTGTATCACAAGGGATAAGGTACAAGAGataaagaaggaaggagcaTGCTTGCTCGTTCCTCGCTACTACATACATTTTGCTAGCGGAAaacgaaagaagatgaggatgttgacTATAGCCCTACCACGAATGCTGTGCAGGATTGATCGGCAATCGGCAGACGACGAATTTATGCATAAGGAAACAGCATGGTTTTGATTCTGAGCTGTTATCAGTAAGGAAATAACTTAATATATGGCGGCTGCGTGGTTTAACCAGCCGAATAGCCATTCATTTTGATTGTACACATTACAATATACCTTGAATTCACCCTAAAACCAATGTACTTCCATCAAATCTGATCCGGCCACCACGTCGTATCTGTTCCCAATCCAACACCACCGGACTCGATGTAGATGCATGGCAAGCTCAACCTCTCGTGAGATAAGAAGCCATTATTATTGATTGCCTTCGATTGAGGAGCTTCGTAAAAATGAAAAGGAGCTTCCTGGAAGTGTCGGTGAAGTTGCAAGTCGGTAATGTTTCTTCGCCTGTTTGTTCAattttcttccctttccgACCTGTTGCTTCCAGGTCCTCCTTCGAAGTTCAGTGACATGACCGTACGGTCGTTATAATCTTTAATATTTAGCATCGcagccatcatcaacatcctaTTAGCCAGCTTGTTTGCCTGGTCGGTTTTCATCAATGGTACGAGCTGGTGTCTTTTCATACCATGGGCATCACCATTGAGTTCGGGAAGTACATCCTGAAGTCGCAATTGTCTTCGATACACGCCTTGATGCCTTAAAAATCACTCCCATAATTTGTCAGCCAGCTCCACAGCCTCTTCTGTGATACGCCCCTAGCTTGACATTCATCATTGAAACTTCATCTCCCACCCTCGATGCAGTTGTCCCCAGTCATATCATTTGGCGGAGGGAGAGgattcatcatcctcattatCCAATATTTCGATTGTGACCACTGCCTGCAAGTATACCCTTACCTGTTGGTGTACGGTCTTTTGCAGTAACATTTCTTGTACTCAAAAATAAAAGGCCCCTCTTGGAGCTCTATTAACCGATCCCTTGAGTTGATAAATGTTGGGCGCCTGTAGGTTTGAGGATGTCTAGGATTAACTGTAGTTCTGCTAGTTTACTTACCTAGTTTTTAGGGTGTGGGTTGCATCGCCTGAGAATAAGGAAGGCTGAATGGAGCGAAGTAGAATTAATGGTAGCGACTCAGTTAGAACCTTGAACAGTTACGAATACTCTGTAGACATGCCTGTTGATCTATCATTTATAGTTGAGTTTGAGTCTACAAATTCATTTCAATTTACCCTCATGAAAGACAGCCCGTCGTCGGGATGACATCCTCGAAGACGCTGATGACAATGCCGACGTGGATTGTTTGGGGGAATATCTGCGAGAGGTTGAGAATGGCTATGAATTTCTGTAGGAACTGACAACACTTAGCTaatgagaagaaagggcAATTTTGGAGCTTGGAGCGCGTACCAGACGCTAATCGGTCGAGGACCATTGAACACTGGGAACTTCTTGTTTTTGTCACCGACGCGTAACTTACGTAACACATATCGGTAAATTAGGCAAGTCGCGTCAACCATCAAAGAACGAATACGAGCGCGTGCTGAGCTCGATAGCTCGTTCTATCGTtatcatctttctttcgcACAAAAACCCAGTGGCCAGTCATGTCTTCACCAGAGCCAGAGGAACCTCGTAGGGGCTCAAGGATAAGGAAGCAGGTTGACAAGTTTGATGCAAGTCAACAGAGTGAGTAGAACCGACAGAAGACGTTCCGCATGCTTACTCTATTCAGACgggaagggcaagagaaaGCAAATTGAAGACCTGGAGGATGACGATCACGAGGGTTTGATCACAGACCCGGAAGATGGGTCTGATCATGAGCCAACtcccaaaaagaagaagccgacGGCACCTCGGAAACCTCGAGCTTCTGCGGGTACTACAAAGAAGCGCGGaccaaaggcaaagacAAAGCCTACCGCTGAAGGCGCGAAGGAGAACGTGGAAAAGACGGATTCGCCTTTATTTAGTGAGTGGATTCCGTCGTGTATGAATATAGCGTTAATCGTTGCAGATGCCCTCCAACAACCCGATATTGCCCTGCAACCTCTTATTGATGAGTGGATCGAGACCTACCAACAGGCCGCAGGTGATGAGACATCAGAGCAAAAATCCATTCACGAACTGGTTGTCTTCTTTATTCGATGTTGCGGTATGGCTACCGAGATCGAGCAAGCTGAAGCGACGGATGACGATGGTATCCCCGATGTCATCGAGCGGGTGCAGGATGAAAGCGTACGGGTAGCTTTGGCGACTTACCCCTTGATTTCCAAAGCAAAGAACTTTAAGCCCTTCAAATCCAATTTGAACGAGTTCATCTCGCACTTCATCTCATCGCTCGCTCTCACACCTATCCTGTTCCACACTGTTGACAATACTCCGCACTCGTCTCTGCTCatcccccttctcctcaactGGCTGATGTGtatgtcatcatcaactcttCGACCCATCCGTCATACCTCAACATACATGACGCTCAAAATAAACTCGGCTTTGTGTGATGTTGCTGCAGATGTGAGCAAGGACCTGAGCGTTAAGCAAAGACAGCGAGATGCAGAGGTCAGAAAAGCTGGAGCTACAAATGCAGCgcagaagagaatgaaagcTGCCGAGGACAGAGTCAAGGAAGTACAAGAGAGAAAGCAAActttggaagagttgatgcAGGAGATCTTTGATGTGTAAGTCCCACGTGTGACCGGGTAATGATGGTGGCTGACGTTATTTAGGATGTTCGTCCACCGAGTCCGCGATGCTGACCCCAACATCCGAACCGATTGTCTGCGTGAATTAGGAGTTTGGGCAAAAAAATATCCAGACTATTACGTCTCGACTTCTTATCTCTCCTACTTCACCCGTGGCTGCAACGATACTCACGCTCACGCCCGACTTGAGACTGTCAAAGCCCTTTCCAATCTTTACAGCCGAGAAACCTTCATTAATAATGCTCGAACCTTGACGATGCGTTTAGCGCCTAGAGTGATTGAGATGGCCACGAGGGATGTGGATTTGAATGTGAGGGTGGTGGCTTTGCAGGCGATCACACTTATAGACAAGACGGGTATCCTgcaggacgaggaggacgaagaaagagataaagTGGCCAAGCTTGTTTTTGACCAGGAGCCACGAATCCGGAAAGCTGCAGGAGGGTTCATTCTTGGTttgtgggaagagaggaaagaagccCTCAAAGCAGTCTGGTCTGGCCTGAGAGCGAATAAGAAGAGACGTGCAGCAAAGATtaccgaagaagaaatgtcCCACTACCTCGACTGGAAATCCCTGGCTGCAGTTCTCCTCTACACTTCGAAATCGCTCGACGACCCTTCCGAACAACCCACTTCTCTAAAACAAACGCCACTTATTCCCTTTTTACCCAACCAACAGATGACAAGAGCGACTGCTGCTGTCGAGTCTATTGGTGCCGAGCACGAGCTGTGGAAAGACTGGGAGAGCTTGGTAAATTATCTGTTGGTGGATCACTCGACaaacgaagaagatatGTGGCTCCTGCgtgatgacgaggaaacGTTCATGTTGCAGGTACTTTTGGCTTGTATCAAGcgggaggagaatgaagaggatgagccGGATAGAACCAAAACGTTGATAAAGGTTTTGCCTCGGTTATTTGCTAAGCATCAAGGTGATGTTGGTCGAATGGCTGGAATTCTTTCTATTCCTGGACACATGAAGCTCAGTCTTTACCTTGACATGCGCATGTCCTCTGTAAGTCTTACAAATTCTGGTCACTTTGGATGATCTGACACATGGACAGGCCTATGAATCCCTCTGGGATGACATCAGTAAACAATTCCTCCAGTATACTTCCCCTATCATCCTCACAGCATCCATTTCTGCTATCAGCCATTTGGTCGCCAACTATTCCCTTTCATCTATCAACGAAGCCAAGCTTTCTGAACTGCACGAGTCCCTCTTCGCCTCTCTAAGAGATGCGATTGGCTCTGAAGACGTTGCGCTTGTCACTTTGGAAGACGAGCAGATCAGCCAGTTGGAAGCAATCTTGCTGAGGATAACGTTACTGCAGAGAAGTATGGATTTGGTGGAtgtgatggaggatgaggagggacAACAGAGTAGCGGATGGGATATCATCTGTGCCTTTGCTGACAGGGGCAAATTGGGGTACAAGGAGGAAGCTACTGTAAGTGTCAAACATTTGACAGATTGGGGGAGCTGCTAATGCTAGATAGATGGTGGACTATGCTGTTCAGATCATTTTTCTCCATGTCACTTGGCTCTTCAAGCGGTTCACTAAGGAAGATACCCAAGATGCCACAAGGGtcgatcttctttccactcgACGCGATACTGCCCTTCAGACTTTTAACCAGCTTTTCCTAGGAGAAACAACCAATACTGCCAGTGCTGTACGATGTCAAGCCTttatctctttcatcaACACGTATGTACTGTTCACCAAACGTGCAGAGGGTAGGGGCGGAGCACCAGCGAGCGATGTTTGTTCCGTGGCAATGCCAGACGAAGTCCAACATAGGCTGGGAGGGACATTCCAGGCAGTGATTGAGAAATATGCTTCCGTCGTGGAGACCAGATCAGCAGGGCGGGAAGAGAGTCAGCAACGTGGGTCGTAATAATCTTCCAGGCATATGACGATAATACTGATCAAATCGGCAGTCCTCGAGCTTACTCCTGATGAGATCCAGGAGGAtttccactttttccaACTCGTTTCGGTTTTTGTTGGTGCCATCCGATGTGGTGTCCTCGAAGTTGAACATGCCAAGGAACCCCTTGCCCATTATGGCCGTTTCGGTCCAACGTACGATGCGATCGTCAAGAAGCTCATTGACGTACTCCGAGACGAGGGCATATACAACAAGGAGGCAGACACGGTACAGCACGTTGCGGGAAGCGCGTTGCAGCAATCCTTCAACATCTTTCTCGACtctgaggaagacgaaccAATTGCTCCTCTGGCTCTTGCTCGTGTTATTGCTACTGCCTTCGTCATCCATGGTTCCCAATTCGCTATCCTGCGACAATTGCATCCATCTGATGCCTGTGACTTCCACCTCGAAGCACTTGACTTCGTTTCCCGAAAACTTTCCACCACTGTcaagcaagaaggaaatgcaAGGAATAAGGAGCAAAGGTCTAGATtgacaaagaaaaagtggGCAGTGCTTACATTCTTCAAGATgctcatccctcttcttggtCCCGTAACTGGTAAAGACGCTCTCAAGATCAAGGCTCATCTTGAAGATGTAATCGATTCTTCTGGAGTGCAACTGACAACCAATAAGGGTTGGGATGGCTACCGAGCGTACGAAAAGAGATTAATAGGAATCGCAAGCAAGGACCCGAATGTGAAGATGGCGAGCAAGAAGGTTGTAGAGAGAGAGGGTACTGAGCAGggtgacgaagaggatgtcgaagaagtagatgatgaagaagctgagcgTGAGAAGACTCCAACAGCACAAACTCGACCGAAACCAAAAGGCAGGAGGAGGTCAAACACTATTACTCACCCCTCACCCTCTGCGGTATCTACTGAGTCCTCCCTTACCCCTgctccctcctcatcccctGCTCATAAAGGATTActatctccttctcaacatgCTGGGCCGCAAGGGCAAAAACACGCACGCGAGGATTCACTCGACCTTCAACTTACTCCCCCACCAGCAGACAATGAAGAGGGTGAATTGCAGCTGGATTTGGACCTTGATTTGGATGGAGTAGAGCCATCtcaaaggatggaagaggtggcTGTAGAGCCTGAACAACCGTCATTGAAGCGACGGAAAACAAGGAGGGGTTAAATTAAAAAGATGGGCGACAAAAAATGGTGTCTATGAGCAAGATTGAGTTGTTTATTATATGCTATAACAaaatctttctttcctttaAGTGGAACATTGAGCGTTCGgtttcatttcttttttatgCCTGTAATTGATAATGATATATGCAGATATGTGATTAGACCATTGTGTATGAAACTGGGCTATTTAAAGGTTCATTATTCATCCCGTGGAAGAAAAGCCTGATTCTGTAGCATCATTGCCTGCGATGTTATATCTTATCACCTTCGTATGCATAAACAATGGCCTTTGGAAAACGGTCGAAAAGGGCCAAAATCACGCCGACAACGAAGTCTAGCCAAATAGGCGCATTCAAAGTACGATTTTAATAATCGCGTTTTTGCGTGAATGAATGCTCCCGAAAGTGTGTTTTGCGACAAGCCCCTCCTCAGACTTCGTCTGACCGGTCGATGTCCGTCGAGGGGCTTGTATCGAGCCTAAGCGAACATACCAATCCGGGTCGAGCTTCAACAATAATCAGCCAACCTACCTCGCTAGCCTCGCCGGCGGTCTCAAAAAATAATTTATTGCCTGAAAGTCAGACCGTTGGGCATTGTGAGATTACGCACCCTGCCGGCATGACGACCGACGGTCGACCTGAGCCTCTTCGCGCTGGACGGAGGTACTTGCatgcatatatatataatacaCAATCCCTCAGGCCTCATCCCCATAAACTATCACTTTCTAACTATCGTTGGATTGCACCCATTCCCTTCCGCCCAAATATCTGCTCGTAGTGCTAGAGAATAATCACCAATCAACCACCGAAAGTCATCAAAACAGCTACCATGTCCAACGATTTTTCCACACAACTTCCCTCTGTCGAAAGGTCTGGCTCCCTTCAAGGTGTTCTTCCTGATCTTCCCACAAGCGGGGGGCGCAGATGGTTTGTCACTGGTTCCTCCCGAGGACTAGGTCGAGATATCGTCGTCGCTGCTCTCAAGGCCTGTGACAAAGTCTTCGCCACTGCTAGAAATCCTGCTCAACTCGACGACCTTGTTAAAGAGTATCCCAATCTAATAACTGGTCAACTGGACGTCAACGACCCCGACGCTTGTGCAAAGTCgctggctgctgctgataaGTTGGGTGGCATTGATGTGATCTGCAACAATGCCGGTTATGCCAACTTAACCTCTGTTGAAGACATGGATATTGAGGACTTCAAGCAACAATTCGATACCAACTTTTTTGGGACCCTCTACGTCAGCAAAGCTGCTATTCCATACCTTCGAAAGAATGGGGGTGGTCACATTCTCCAAATCTGTACCCTCGGGTCTCGGTGTACCTGGTTTAACGGCGTATGGTAGCGCGAAATGGGCAGTATGCGGTTTTTCTAAAAGTCTTAATGTCGAATTGAAGCCTTTCGGCATTCACGTTGCCACCCTTCAGCCGGGTGGAATGCGAACCGACTGGTCCGGCTCATCGATGGACATTCCCAAAATCTCTGATGGTTATGAACCTACTATTGGTCACATGGCTACAATGCTCCGCGCATATAACGGCAAGGAGCCGACTGATCCTGCCAAGCTCGGGCAAATCTGTGTTCGCCTCTCGCGAGACCCCGATCCTCCTATGGAATTGCTTATAGGGGCTAACGCTGTACACCATGCCGGTGAGTACGAATATGGTATCGATTATCACTTTTACTGATCTTTTTGCACTATGCAGCTGAAGCTGCACAGACTCGcaaggaaaatgatgaaCCCTGGAAGGTTGTATCTTTGTCCGCCGGATATGACTAGTTGAATTGCGGATTGCAATGTCTGATTTTGATGAATCTCTCGGATCCGCAGAAGGTTATAGAGGATGAATTATGTTCGTGTTGCTTTATTTTGATTCTGAGTTACGTAGAAACTAAAATAAAATTAAAAAACCTAAAAATTACTGTCCTTTTTCCGTCAACGCACCTCGCCTTATTCAACCCTTCTCGacacctctccttcacaGGACCAGAGGCCGAGCCCTAGCTTTGACCAATTCTACACTTATTCTCCTTTGCATCGGCAAGAACCCCCCCTCTGGCATCGCAtctctccaactcttccacTCGTCTGCCGCCCCAAGGCTCATCAAACCTCCAATCGATAATGAGAGGCTTGAATATACCACCAACGACTCTAGGCGCTCTCCTCTCTACGACCTTTCCAATCTTATCCAGTCAACCAACACGCCTGCCCAAACAGAAGTCGGCGAGCTTATAGTTTGGTGGGATAGGAACTGCTGTGCTTCGTGCATCGTTGTCACCCAGGAATAAACCTTTAGGTCATAGTCGTTGAAGGCGAGCAAGCTGGTCCCTCAGACCCTAAGATCGTTTTTCCGCTGGCCTGTGAGAGATGTTTGTGCCCATGATGTTTGGTATGATGTTGGGGCTGTAACAAATGTTATAATGATGACTATACGAGGGGATCTGACTGTCGGCGACGAGGTACGGCAGCAACATGATAGGCGTGTTGGCAAGTGTCCCGGCGATATAGCGTCGATTTTGGGACTTTGTATGCATCTGCAACGTCTTCGTAGGACTCCTCAGGATGCTCACGCTTTGTTGGACAACAAGGTCAATTGAATCATTCATTGTTGAGATACGATGAAATATGTATAACAATATGAAGTCTCACGTACGCAAGAGACGTGCGAGATGCTGGTACGTGCGAGAGTCACGTGATGACATCGGGCAAATGATAAGGAGTAATAATAAAACAGAATGGAACGGAATCAAATTTTGCCGCTCGGTCAAAGCTTTGGACTCGATTTTTTGTCCCGATCGATTTGTTTTCATTTCAGAGCATACATCATCCGAACGCCAGAAATCCACCATGTCGGCCACTGAATATACCCCGGACACATTCAAAGTCATCCTCAAAAAGCTTGTCCAATCTCCTGAAGAGTTTACCGCAGAGGACTGTGCTGAGTGCTTCAGACATCTTTGCGTTCAAGGTGCTAGCGAGGCCCAGGTATGTCTCTAGTTGTCTGTTCCTCGATCATGACCGTCCGAGAAAGCTGATACTTATACACCGGCAGGCCGGTGCTTTCCTTACTGCTCTTACTCTTTCAGGCCTTGACGCCTCTCCCGACATCGTTGCCGCCTGTGCCTCCGTCCTCCGGCAATATGCCATCTCCGTCGACGGCCTCGCCTCTGCCTCTCAAGCTAAAGATTTAGCTCATGGCATGTGGGATTACCGGGATTCCGACAAAGAGGGTGATGGCTACACCGGTCTTGTGGACATTGTTGGGACGGGTGGCGATGGGTGGGATACGTATAATGTGTCTACGACAGCTGCTGTCGTCGTTGCAGGTGCTGGTGTGCGAGTGGCCAAGGTGCGTCAGAAAAGCCACCGTCATACATGATGTGAGCTAAATGCTGACTCAAAATCACTTTGCTTCTCTAGCATGGATCCAAGGCCGCTACCTCCACTTCTGGTTCTGccgatcttcttctctccctcgaCTGCCGACTCGCCTTCCCCGTCTCTGAAGTCCATGGTTTCCTCGaccattctcctttcctcttcctctttgccGCGCACTATCACCCTTCCCTCGCACACATTGCACAGATACGACGACATCTTAATTTCCGAACGATCTTCAACATTCTCGGCCCCTTGATTAACCCCTCGAGACCGCAGCGTATGGTTTTGGGTGTGGCTAAAAAGGAGCTGGGAGATACCTTTGCAGAGGTTTTGAGATTGTTGAATGTGGAGAGGGCATTGGTCGTTTGCGGGAAAGAGGGTTTGGATGAAATTAGCTGTGCTGGAGAGACCTGGGTACGTCAAAAAGCCATTCCGCTTCGCCATACGTCACATTCGCTaactttttctttcttcattttcttcccttATAGACTTGGTGGTTAGAAAACGGCAAGATTACTACAGGTTCTATCCACCCGACAAAAGACTTTGGTCTCCCCACCCACCCTCTTTCCGCTGTACGCGGCTCCACCCCCGAACTCAACGCACTCACTTTcacttccatcctccagTCGTccgctcctccttcccacctCTCATCCCCCCCGTCTCCCGACTCCCCGTCATACGCGGCCATTTTGGATTACGTCCTTCTCAACGCCGCTGCGCTCTTGTACGTCTCCGGTaaagcttcttcttatAGAGAAGGTGTCGAACTGGCGCGAGAGAGTATTGAGAGTGGTGGTGCCTGGGCGGCGTTTGAAGGGTTTAGGGACGCCAGTAAAAAGGCGATGGGTGAGTATGTGGATGTGAAGGCTgtagaggatgatggaggtgtGGCGGCGAAGAATGGAGCGGTGAAGGCTTGGTTGACCATCAAGAGGTCAAAGGGTGATACCCCCAGAGCGGACAGGGGTGAATAAAAAGCTGTATCTCTAGGAAGGAGGGTCTGTTTAGCCATTGTCTGGGTTGTAAGCTCGCGATTTTATGAAGATTTATATTCATGTTTCATAAGGGTCGTTAAATGGATTATCGTGACAGACTACATACAGACTACATACTTGACAAATAA of the Cryptococcus tetragattii IND107 chromosome 2, whole genome shotgun sequence genome contains:
- a CDS encoding anthranilate phosphoribosyltransferase — translated: MSATEYTPDTFKVILKKLVQSPEEFTAEDCAECFRHLCVQGASEAQAGAFLTALTLSGLDASPDIVAACASVLRQYAISVDGLASASQAKDLAHGMWDYRDSDKEGDGYTGLVDIVGTGGDGWDTYNVSTTAAVVVAGAGVRVAKHGSKAATSTSGSADLLLSLDCRLAFPVSEVHGFLDHSPFLFLFAAHYHPSLAHIAQIRRHLNFRTIFNILGPLINPSRPQRMVLGVAKKELGDTFAEVLRLLNVERALVVCGKEGLDEISCAGETWTWWLENGKITTGSIHPTKDFGLPTHPLSAVRGSTPELNALTFTSILQSSAPPSHLSSPPSPDSPSYAAILDYVLLNAAALLYVSGKASSYREGVELARESIESGGAWAAFEGFRDASKKAMGEYVDVKAVEDDGGVAAKNGAVKAWLTIKRSKGDTPRADRGE